Below is a genomic region from Culicoides brevitarsis isolate CSIRO-B50_1 chromosome 2, AGI_CSIRO_Cbre_v1, whole genome shotgun sequence.
ttattttatgtaatgaaaattaatttttttaagcttctaaaaatctcgtttttcaaaaaaaaatcataatttagatctcgaaattaattcttttgttattaaaaaaatgattcgtttttggaatgcaatttttactttataaaatttaaaaaaaaataaaaaaaaaaaaataatttgaaaacattttttattttcttatcattttagatgaaaaaaaaatcatacccAAACACACTGCCAACAATTGTTGCTCCGTAAAATTCGACGTTGGACCTTCCGCCAAAATACTTTTGATATAAACATCcatcaagtcacgtggttcattTTCCGGATGAAACGTCCTTTTGTGATTCTCAACTTCCTCccgcaaaaaatcaaataacgcTTCATGCGTTTGCACAAACGGACGATATCCCGAAGCATAAGGCGCCACAAACCTCAAAAACGGAAAATGACTGAAAAGACATCCAACCATATCGATTGTCGTGAACATTTTATGCAGCAATTGTTGCAATTCCTTCAATTTCCTGTTTTCCCGCGTGTTTCGATTGCCCGCCATCATGACCCAGAGCGTGTTCAGCACGGGAGTCGAGAAAATTCCTTGCATCTTAACGAGCGCCGCTTTTTCCCGCGTACTTTCGACCATATTGTAAAAATCCTCGTACAAATATTCCGCttcattttgaataatttcgaCCATTCCGCGTCTCGCAAAGCCAAATTCCTTCAAATGTTTCACGACAAATCGTCGTTGCTCAGTCCAAAATTCTCCATCTGTCAGCAAAACGCCGCGACGCAAATTCCAAGTGCGCGTTTCGTAAAAAGGACCCATTGGACGTCCATCGAGATCTTCATTCAGCATAAATTCACGCAGCGAATCGCTTGTTAGAGTAAGAACGATGCGATCTTTGCCGATTTTGAGTCCTAATAAGCCTCGATTGTCTCGATAATGAGCGGCGATGGCGGGAACAGCTTTGCAAAACATCCCCGTGATGTCACGAAACTTCTTGACAGTTAACGCACTACCGATAACGGGAAGCCAAATAGGACCTCGGGGAAAATTTCGCGGTTTTCGTGTGTCGTAAAAGAGATAAAGAATCAAAATTACGATCCAAAAGATCGAGAGATGcaacatttttgtatttaaatttgattttttttgcgtttgcgATTTAATTGCGAGCTGTTTGAATGGAATCGCACACAAGCACGAGAGAAAGTATTGCGTAATATTCGTATTAAAATTGCATAAGCGACactttttcaattgatttttgctcgaattttgttagaaaattaaattttcaatcaaaaattgcacaaaaatcgttaatttttGAGGGCTTCA
It encodes:
- the LOC134831872 gene encoding probable cytochrome P450 303a1 — encoded protein: MLHLSIFWIVILILYLFYDTRKPRNFPRGPIWLPVIGSALTVKKFRDITGMFCKAVPAIAAHYRDNRGLLGLKIGKDRIVLTLTSDSLREFMLNEDLDGRPMGPFYETRTWNLRRGVLLTDGEFWTEQRRFVVKHLKEFGFARRGMVEIIQNEAEYLYEDFYNMVESTREKAALVKMQGIFSTPVLNTLWVMMAGNRNTRENRKLKELQQLLHKMFTTIDMVGCLFSHFPFLRFVAPYASGYRPFVQTHEALFDFLREEVENHKRTFHPENEPRDLMDVYIKSILAEGPTSNFTEQQLLAVCLDLFVAGSETTNKSISFAFLYLVRKQELQHRIQKELDAVIGRERKPLLEDRPNLPLCEAVVLEALRIFMANTLGIAHRALRSTKLCGFDIPKDTMVVGLYRGMMMDPKLWKNPEDFDPDRFLCDGKVKIPEYFYPFGLGKHRCMGELLARSNLFLFITTLLQSFCFEVPEGHPLPDDTPIDGATPSIRNYSVIITHRPRN